A window of Halomonas sp. H10-9-1 contains these coding sequences:
- a CDS encoding class I SAM-dependent methyltransferase — MLRHNNPHLDTRRLGKYIRQRSEAAETPPAWPGEARWRESLQGRAVELGASRQRGSFPVADYAALLGRPDSDFLDNAYRHLVGRLPDDEERHHDLAQLMAGLPRERLLLRLASRGEHGGDELPGLARGLSRARWMYHPRIGRGVRWLLGALRLDRLRERLDQTARLQDTRYQALLEMLREQGERINALEDEQRRLMADSRRLCQRLDALPADDAPPPSMAPRPSEPAVHAEAAGVTVPSGGRKPPQQDATGQDFYRALEARFRGAPSAITALMREHLPEVHSTVPLAEGLPLLDLGCGRGEWLALLRQEGIAARGVDLNAANIRAGREQGLEVRYQDALAALCDSADASLGMVSAFHLVEHLDHDQLRLLLHEAHRALAPGGRLLLETPNPQNLIVGSCNFYLDPTHVRPLPPDFLVFLAEFAGFEGVAARPLHPVGEQHHLHEESETARRLNHYLYGPQDYALLATRPAALDSQALRTGQEQDA; from the coding sequence ATGCTGCGTCACAATAACCCGCACTTGGACACGCGGCGCCTGGGCAAGTACATCCGCCAGCGCAGCGAGGCCGCCGAGACGCCGCCCGCCTGGCCGGGCGAGGCGCGCTGGCGCGAGAGCCTGCAGGGGCGCGCGGTGGAACTGGGTGCCAGCCGACAGCGTGGCAGCTTTCCGGTCGCCGACTATGCGGCGTTGCTGGGGCGACCCGACAGCGACTTCCTGGATAACGCCTACCGCCATCTGGTAGGCCGACTGCCAGATGACGAGGAGCGTCACCACGACCTGGCGCAGCTGATGGCAGGCCTACCGCGGGAGCGTCTGCTACTGAGGCTGGCCAGCCGAGGGGAGCACGGCGGGGATGAGCTGCCTGGTCTGGCGCGCGGGCTCTCCCGGGCGCGGTGGATGTACCACCCCCGAATCGGGCGTGGGGTGCGCTGGCTGCTCGGCGCGCTGCGCCTGGATCGACTGCGCGAACGCCTTGACCAGACGGCGCGCCTGCAGGATACCCGCTATCAGGCGCTGCTTGAGATGCTTCGCGAGCAGGGCGAGCGCATCAATGCGCTGGAGGACGAGCAGCGTCGCCTGATGGCCGACAGCCGACGGCTGTGCCAGCGGCTGGATGCGCTCCCCGCTGATGATGCGCCTCCGCCGAGCATGGCGCCGCGGCCGTCGGAACCCGCGGTACATGCCGAGGCTGCGGGCGTCACTGTACCTTCGGGGGGGAGGAAGCCCCCCCAGCAGGACGCCACCGGGCAGGACTTCTATCGTGCCCTGGAGGCACGCTTCCGCGGTGCGCCGTCGGCCATCACCGCGCTGATGCGCGAGCACCTGCCCGAGGTGCATTCAACCGTCCCGCTGGCCGAGGGCCTGCCGCTGCTCGACCTGGGCTGCGGTCGCGGCGAATGGCTAGCATTGCTGCGCCAGGAGGGCATCGCCGCCCGGGGAGTGGACCTCAATGCCGCCAATATCCGCGCCGGTCGCGAGCAGGGGCTCGAGGTACGCTACCAGGATGCCCTGGCGGCCCTGTGCGACAGCGCCGATGCGAGCCTGGGCATGGTCAGCGCCTTTCATCTGGTGGAGCATCTCGACCACGACCAGCTGCGCCTGCTGCTGCACGAGGCCCACCGCGCCCTGGCGCCGGGCGGGCGCCTGCTGCTCGAGACCCCCAATCCCCAGAACCTGATCGTGGGTAGCTGCAACTTCTACCTCGACCCGACTCATGTGCGTCCGCTACCGCCCGATTTTCTGGTGTTCCTGGCTGAATTTGCCGGCTTCGAGGGCGTCGCGGCGCGTCCTCTGCATCCGGTGGGCGAGCAGCACCACCTACACGAGGAGAGCGAGACCGCGCGCCGGCTCAACCACTACCTCTACGGGCCCCAGGACTACGCACTGCTGGCCACTCGGCCCGCCGCCCTCGACAGCCAGGCCCTCCGTACCGGCCAGGAGCAGGACGCATGA
- a CDS encoding adenylate/guanylate cyclase domain-containing protein — MRARGLGGGRLALLVLLLAIAGWLLQADPVAPFGRLSWLTYDAVMEWRQPRERLDSRIVIVDIDDASLQTMGRWPWPRTHLAELLDAILDAGPAMVGLDILLPESSTFADDHALAQPLAASQVVTATAFGDVVEDESGLPRAHREVAPHPSLYYQEIPPVQGHITPEFESDGRIRRLYPNIVTPDGQTRPTLALAMLQEWAASPLRRRESLGSTQLCVVNFCQWVTPGHGLLIPYHHPSRFDYLSASEVAAGQHRERLADRLVLVGTSAAGLGDLVATPRGPLTPGVELHAVLLAGWLDTLAWRPVPHARLWLLGGLLLLGLAVFPLLGSTRSALWTRTLGVGVAVILVILPPLLLVNGWWLAPWAWWSGVGALFVIWMGRERWRLWQRHRRLYRAFGAYVPRSVLRQLAEEDGEARFAPQRKPLVIMFGDIVGFTAISEELEPERLAMLTNYIFTELTEVVHYHGGTLDKYIGDALMAFWGAPLSSEEDATRALACAQAMQHRLDTINHWAKSQGYPPIALHIGMEAGEVTVGNLGSQQRLAYTALGSAVNLAARLEEHAGQIDQPVLIGPGLADALKVEGEERLEPLGAVSLKGISQPVALWRPGGEW; from the coding sequence ATGAGGGCTAGAGGGCTAGGCGGCGGACGTCTCGCGCTGCTGGTTCTGCTGTTGGCAATTGCCGGCTGGCTACTGCAGGCCGACCCTGTGGCGCCCTTCGGAAGGCTTTCCTGGCTCACCTATGATGCCGTAATGGAATGGCGTCAACCTCGAGAGCGGCTTGACTCGCGCATCGTCATTGTTGATATCGATGACGCCTCGCTCCAGACCATGGGCCGCTGGCCTTGGCCGCGAACGCACCTGGCTGAGCTTCTTGATGCCATTCTGGACGCGGGCCCTGCCATGGTGGGGTTGGATATTTTGTTGCCAGAGTCTTCCACATTCGCGGATGACCACGCGCTGGCGCAACCACTTGCGGCATCACAAGTCGTCACTGCTACGGCCTTCGGTGATGTAGTCGAAGATGAGTCGGGGCTGCCGCGTGCCCACCGGGAAGTGGCTCCTCACCCTTCGCTGTATTATCAGGAAATACCGCCGGTGCAGGGGCATATCACTCCAGAGTTTGAGAGTGACGGTCGCATTCGGCGCCTTTACCCCAATATTGTTACGCCCGATGGACAGACGCGCCCTACACTGGCGCTGGCGATGCTGCAAGAGTGGGCAGCGTCGCCACTGCGTCGTAGGGAATCCCTCGGCAGTACACAGCTCTGTGTGGTCAACTTCTGTCAGTGGGTAACGCCGGGTCACGGGTTGCTGATTCCCTATCACCACCCCAGTCGCTTTGACTATTTGAGTGCGAGTGAAGTGGCTGCCGGCCAACACCGTGAGCGCTTGGCTGACCGTTTGGTGCTGGTGGGTACCTCGGCGGCGGGACTGGGGGATTTGGTGGCTACCCCCCGTGGTCCCCTAACGCCAGGAGTTGAGTTGCACGCCGTGTTACTGGCGGGGTGGCTCGATACGCTGGCATGGCGCCCTGTGCCACATGCCCGCCTGTGGCTGCTGGGTGGGTTACTGCTATTGGGCTTGGCAGTATTTCCGTTGCTGGGCAGCACGCGCAGCGCCCTGTGGACTCGGACACTGGGTGTCGGCGTTGCCGTGATACTGGTAATTCTGCCGCCGCTGCTGCTGGTCAACGGCTGGTGGCTAGCGCCCTGGGCATGGTGGAGTGGAGTGGGCGCCTTGTTCGTCATATGGATGGGGCGGGAGCGCTGGCGGCTGTGGCAGCGACACCGCCGACTCTACCGGGCCTTTGGCGCCTATGTGCCGCGCAGTGTTCTGCGTCAGCTGGCAGAGGAGGATGGCGAAGCACGCTTCGCTCCACAGCGAAAGCCATTGGTCATCATGTTTGGTGACATCGTGGGCTTCACGGCCATTAGTGAAGAGCTGGAGCCGGAACGCCTGGCCATGCTGACCAATTATATCTTTACCGAGTTGACCGAGGTGGTGCATTACCACGGTGGCACCCTGGACAAATATATTGGTGATGCGCTGATGGCCTTCTGGGGAGCGCCGCTGAGCAGCGAAGAGGACGCCACGCGCGCACTTGCCTGTGCGCAAGCCATGCAGCATCGGCTGGATACCATCAACCACTGGGCCAAGTCACAAGGCTACCCACCCATTGCCTTGCATATTGGCATGGAGGCTGGCGAAGTAACGGTCGGTAATCTTGGCTCCCAGCAGCGGCTTGCCTATACGGCCCTGGGCTCCGCGGTGAACCTGGCCGCCCGGCTGGAGGAGCACGCCGGCCAGATCGACCAGCCCGTGCTGATTGGCCCGGGACTGGCCGACGCCCTGAAGGTGGAAGGCGAGGAGCGGCTAGAGCCCCTCGGGGCAGTGTCGCTCAAGGGCATCAGCCAGCCGGTGGCGCTATGGCGGCCGGGGGGTGAATGGTGA
- a CDS encoding ABC transporter ATP-binding protein gives MIHAQDITKYFRFYAKPSDRLREIITRRPRHHSHKALDGISFEVASGETLGILGRNGAGKSTLLKILTGVLLPDSGDFRIEGRITGLLELGTGFDSNLTGAQNILANGLLLGMTRQEVESRRQAIVDFSELGSFIDEPLRTYSSGMVMRLAFAIGIHADPSCFVIDEALSVGDAHFQQKCMRRIREFRAQGGSIIFVSHDINAVKMLCDKVIVLEGGKAVFEGEPEAGANHYNRLLAEETDLDGQAVLEARYGSGEVVVSACTLAGRDSGGTTLTSGETAEILVDLEAQQDLDDITLGLMIRDRFGQDIFGTNTWYLGQSLAMRAGEQLRCRLELEVWLAPGKYTLTLALHEGSDHTRRCYQWCDNLVRFDVAGIRGPTFGGICRLPLDCTFEPLAPPSKEALHAASQ, from the coding sequence ATGATCCACGCGCAGGACATCACCAAGTACTTCCGCTTCTACGCCAAGCCCTCGGATCGGCTGCGCGAGATCATCACGCGTCGGCCGCGTCATCACTCCCACAAGGCCCTGGATGGCATCAGTTTCGAGGTAGCCAGCGGCGAGACCTTGGGGATCCTGGGGCGCAATGGCGCCGGCAAGTCGACCCTGCTCAAGATTCTCACCGGCGTACTGCTGCCCGACAGTGGCGACTTTCGCATTGAAGGCCGCATCACCGGGCTGCTGGAGCTGGGCACCGGCTTCGACAGCAACCTCACTGGTGCCCAGAACATTCTCGCCAACGGTCTTCTGCTGGGCATGACGCGTCAGGAAGTTGAGTCGCGTCGCCAGGCGATCGTCGACTTCAGCGAACTGGGCAGCTTTATTGACGAGCCGCTACGTACCTACTCCTCGGGCATGGTCATGCGCCTGGCCTTCGCCATCGGCATCCATGCCGATCCCAGCTGCTTCGTGATCGATGAGGCGCTCTCGGTGGGCGATGCCCACTTCCAGCAGAAGTGCATGCGTCGTATCCGTGAGTTCCGCGCCCAAGGCGGCTCGATCATCTTCGTTTCCCATGACATCAATGCGGTCAAGATGCTCTGCGACAAGGTGATCGTGCTTGAGGGCGGCAAGGCGGTCTTCGAGGGTGAGCCGGAAGCCGGTGCCAATCACTACAACCGGCTGCTGGCTGAGGAGACCGACCTTGATGGTCAGGCAGTACTGGAGGCTCGCTACGGTAGTGGTGAGGTCGTGGTGAGCGCCTGCACGCTGGCCGGCCGTGATAGCGGCGGCACCACCCTGACCAGCGGCGAGACGGCGGAGATCCTCGTCGACCTGGAGGCCCAACAAGACCTCGACGATATCACCCTGGGGCTGATGATCCGCGACCGCTTTGGCCAGGACATCTTCGGCACCAACACCTGGTATCTTGGTCAGTCGCTGGCCATGCGGGCCGGGGAGCAGCTTCGCTGCCGGCTGGAACTGGAGGTCTGGCTGGCACCGGGCAAGTACACCCTGACCCTGGCGTTGCATGAGGGCAGCGACCACACTCGGCGCTGTTACCAGTGGTGCGACAACCTGGTGCGCTTCGATGTGGCCGGTATCCGCGGGCCCACCTTTGGCGGCATTTGCCGGCTGCCGCTGGACTGTACCTTCGAACCGCTGGCTCCGCCGAGTAAGGAGGCTCTCCATGCTGCGTCACAATAA
- a CDS encoding glycosyltransferase: MPSLSAIHQFAVTCASGDGITNGMLFTQRLVRASGLASEIYVIDAPGDMAERVRDYRDYLARPDELLLIHHGSGNPLESWLEGLACRKLLVYHNITPERFYSPDDPAVPVLRHGREQLTRWHTWLDGAIADSEHNRRELLEAGFLPETTRTLPLLVDLARLSPGQPAAAPPPQPATDAPYRLLFVGRLAANKNQAGLIAALAAMQRRSAWPVELTLVGGGDDGTVHRLQRLAEDLGVAASVILTGKVDDAELQRHYQQADLYLSLSEHEGFGMPLIEAMAHELPVLAYAAPDSSIGDTVGAGGLLLNEAEPEVAAAAALMMLRNPGLRAKLVEAQRERLARFEPARLFEELRGFLAERGMTMPALPDERACLPVRRRWRIEGPFDSSYSLALVNRELAFALQGIDGEAQVALHSTEGGGDFAPDPAFLDGEPGLADAVGLAAEPAWYDASLRLCYPPRTTGLVGRHRLIHSYGWEESVFPHEHAQAFNARLSAVTTMSRYVSRVLADSGVGLPLPVVGVGTDHLCDIEPDPAALADWLPAPQAGEAPMTFLHVSSCFPRKGVDVLLAAWYRSFAADDHVQLILKTFPNPHHDIEAELAEYRRRYPRGAPVQLINADLGAGAVRALYHHVDALVAPSRGEGFGLPMAEAMWCDVPVITTGSGGQCEFCTPETAWLIDYQYARARTHMEQFASVWVEPSEEHLAGLMSEFTSRHQNGELRDWTASRRQAARALVAREHSWAAVAQRTRTAVEALDTLPVLTPRTRIGWVSTWNSKCGIATYSKLLVTPALANQVTVLANRDAELIAEDGPEVVRCWEQIAADGKGGYLEDDLEALHAEILRRGLDTVVVQFNFSFFGLAPLATLLKRLQGEGVQTLVFFHSTADVEWGGLPKSLLQMREALAGCSRLMVHGIDDLNRLKAMGLDANATLFPHGVMAAPAVTPPADPRHAALEGKRVIASYGFLLPHKGVHELIEAFAMLAEEDPGLHLLLLNALYPAPPSEAEAERCRQTIARLGLEGRVTLINDFLPDDQTLGWLQAAQLLVFPYQHTQESSSAAVRWGLASGRPVACTPLGIFDDVAEAVAFLPGTAPAELASGIRELLDDRRRRERLQQDAAAWLAAHDWPRLSQRLHGLMTALAWDGIKQERDEG, from the coding sequence ATGCCATCCCTCTCGGCCATCCATCAGTTCGCGGTCACCTGCGCCAGCGGCGACGGCATCACCAACGGCATGCTGTTCACCCAGCGGTTGGTACGGGCGTCGGGGCTGGCCTCGGAGATCTATGTCATCGACGCGCCAGGGGACATGGCGGAGCGGGTACGCGACTACCGCGACTACCTGGCGCGGCCCGACGAGCTGCTGCTGATTCATCACGGCAGCGGAAACCCTCTGGAGAGCTGGCTGGAGGGGCTGGCCTGCCGCAAGCTGCTGGTCTACCACAACATCACCCCGGAGCGCTTCTACTCGCCGGATGACCCGGCGGTACCGGTGCTGCGTCACGGCCGCGAGCAGCTGACCCGCTGGCACACCTGGCTAGACGGCGCCATCGCTGACTCTGAGCACAACCGCCGCGAGCTGCTCGAGGCGGGTTTTCTGCCCGAGACCACCCGGACTCTACCACTGTTGGTCGATCTTGCCCGGCTGTCGCCGGGCCAGCCGGCGGCGGCGCCGCCGCCCCAGCCGGCCACCGATGCCCCCTATCGTCTGCTGTTCGTCGGCCGTCTGGCCGCCAACAAGAACCAGGCGGGGTTGATCGCCGCCCTGGCGGCCATGCAGCGGCGCAGCGCCTGGCCAGTTGAGCTGACCCTGGTGGGTGGCGGCGATGACGGCACAGTCCACCGTCTGCAAAGGTTGGCGGAGGATCTCGGCGTGGCCGCGAGCGTGATACTCACCGGCAAGGTCGACGATGCCGAATTGCAGCGCCACTACCAGCAGGCGGATCTTTACCTGAGCCTTAGTGAGCACGAAGGCTTCGGCATGCCGCTGATCGAGGCCATGGCCCATGAGCTTCCGGTGCTTGCCTACGCCGCCCCTGACAGCAGCATTGGCGACACTGTGGGGGCGGGCGGGTTACTGCTCAACGAGGCGGAGCCCGAGGTGGCGGCTGCCGCGGCACTGATGATGCTGCGTAATCCGGGGCTCCGGGCGAAGCTGGTCGAGGCCCAGCGTGAGCGCTTGGCCCGGTTCGAACCGGCCCGGTTGTTTGAGGAATTACGCGGGTTTCTTGCCGAGCGGGGCATGACCATGCCAGCGCTGCCTGATGAGAGGGCATGTCTGCCGGTGCGTCGCCGCTGGCGGATCGAAGGCCCCTTCGACTCAAGCTATAGCCTGGCACTGGTTAACCGAGAACTGGCATTTGCCCTGCAAGGCATCGACGGTGAAGCTCAGGTAGCTCTGCATAGTACCGAAGGCGGCGGCGACTTTGCCCCGGATCCAGCCTTTTTGGACGGTGAGCCAGGACTTGCCGATGCCGTTGGGCTTGCCGCCGAGCCGGCCTGGTACGATGCCAGCCTGCGGCTATGTTATCCGCCACGCACGACAGGCCTTGTCGGGCGACATCGGTTAATACACAGCTATGGCTGGGAAGAGTCGGTGTTTCCCCATGAGCACGCCCAGGCCTTCAATGCCCGGCTCTCGGCGGTGACCACCATGTCGCGCTATGTGTCCCGGGTTCTGGCCGACAGCGGGGTGGGGCTGCCGCTGCCGGTGGTCGGCGTGGGCACTGATCATCTGTGCGATATCGAACCGGACCCCGCGGCGTTGGCTGACTGGTTGCCTGCGCCCCAGGCCGGCGAGGCACCGATGACCTTCCTGCATGTCTCCTCCTGCTTTCCGCGCAAAGGCGTCGACGTCCTGCTGGCCGCCTGGTATCGCAGCTTCGCCGCCGATGACCACGTACAGCTGATACTCAAGACCTTTCCCAACCCCCATCATGATATCGAGGCGGAACTCGCCGAATATCGCCGACGTTATCCCCGGGGTGCGCCCGTCCAGTTGATCAATGCCGATCTCGGCGCCGGCGCGGTGCGTGCCCTCTACCATCACGTCGATGCCCTGGTGGCGCCCAGCCGCGGCGAGGGCTTCGGCCTGCCCATGGCCGAGGCGATGTGGTGTGACGTGCCGGTGATCACGACCGGAAGCGGTGGCCAGTGCGAGTTCTGCACTCCCGAGACCGCCTGGCTTATCGACTATCAATATGCTCGCGCACGCACCCATATGGAGCAGTTTGCATCCGTCTGGGTAGAGCCCAGTGAGGAGCATCTTGCGGGGCTGATGAGCGAGTTCACCTCGCGTCACCAAAACGGCGAGTTGCGCGACTGGACTGCCTCGCGGCGCCAGGCGGCTCGTGCCCTTGTGGCGCGTGAGCATAGCTGGGCTGCCGTGGCGCAGCGCACTCGGACGGCGGTAGAAGCCCTGGACACTCTCCCCGTGTTGACGCCGCGAACTCGTATCGGTTGGGTAAGCACCTGGAACAGCAAGTGCGGCATTGCTACCTACTCGAAACTGCTGGTCACGCCGGCCTTGGCTAATCAGGTCACAGTGTTGGCCAACCGCGATGCCGAGCTGATCGCCGAGGATGGGCCCGAGGTAGTGCGCTGCTGGGAGCAGATTGCCGCAGATGGCAAGGGGGGTTATCTGGAGGACGACCTCGAGGCGCTGCATGCGGAGATCCTTCGGCGTGGCCTCGACACCGTGGTGGTACAGTTCAACTTCAGCTTCTTCGGCCTGGCGCCGCTGGCCACCTTACTCAAGCGTCTGCAGGGTGAGGGCGTGCAGACATTGGTGTTCTTCCACTCCACCGCCGACGTGGAGTGGGGCGGGCTGCCCAAGAGCCTGCTGCAGATGCGCGAGGCGCTGGCCGGCTGCTCACGGCTGATGGTTCACGGTATCGATGACCTCAACCGGCTCAAGGCCATGGGGCTCGACGCCAACGCCACCCTCTTTCCCCATGGGGTGATGGCCGCGCCCGCGGTCACGCCGCCCGCGGACCCGCGCCATGCCGCCCTGGAAGGCAAGCGGGTGATCGCCAGCTACGGCTTCCTGCTGCCCCACAAGGGGGTGCACGAGCTGATCGAGGCCTTCGCCATGCTGGCGGAGGAGGACCCCGGCCTGCATCTGCTGCTGCTCAACGCCCTCTATCCGGCTCCCCCGTCCGAAGCAGAGGCGGAGCGCTGCCGGCAGACCATCGCCCGCCTGGGGCTGGAAGGGCGGGTCACCCTGATCAACGACTTTTTGCCCGACGACCAGACCCTGGGCTGGCTGCAGGCGGCGCAGCTGCTGGTGTTCCCCTACCAGCACACCCAGGAGTCCTCCTCGGCGGCGGTACGCTGGGGGCTGGCCAGCGGCCGCCCGGTGGCCTGCACGCCGCTGGGCATCTTCGACGACGTGGCCGAGGCGGTGGCCTTCCTGCCCGGCACGGCGCCGGCCGAGCTGGCATCGGGCATCCGCGAGCTGCTCGACGATCGCCGGCGCCGCGAACGGCTGCAGCAGGACGCCGCGGCCTGGCTGGCTGCCCACGACTGGCCGCGCCTCTCCCAGCGACTGCATGGGTTGATGACAGCACTGGCCTGGGACGGTATCAAGCAGGAGCGAGATGAGGGCTAG
- a CDS encoding glycosyltransferase family 4 protein: MTQPITAIHQFHHGVDVGDGVTNSLLFIQRLLQELGFDSHIYAASIPAAMAERVRPCHALERCDPEDTLLLQHHSMGHDLGDWLSRLGVPRALVYHNITPAGFFSPGSDLHHYATLGREQLVQWRDEFRAVLAVSEYNAEDLVALGYAREAITTLPLLVDLERLAEAPEKLPEPAARLHPALAERPYLLFVGRLVENKRQHLLLEALWHLQRMQARHGGGPPAMLVLAGGGERSDYGHFLRQRLHQLQLDDSVVMPGKVDDALLQGLYRRSAAFVCASAHEGFGMPLVEAMLADCPVVAMGLTNIPHTLGEGGLVLDSEDPAVMAASLSLLLEDEALRNEVIAGQRRSLERYRPEVLADSLRDWLETF; this comes from the coding sequence ATGACCCAGCCGATCACCGCCATTCACCAGTTCCATCACGGCGTCGACGTCGGCGACGGCGTCACCAACAGCCTGCTGTTTATCCAGCGTCTCCTTCAGGAGCTTGGTTTCGACTCACACATCTACGCCGCCAGCATTCCCGCCGCCATGGCGGAGCGCGTGCGGCCCTGTCACGCCCTGGAGCGCTGCGACCCCGAGGACACCCTGCTGCTGCAGCATCACTCCATGGGGCATGACCTGGGCGACTGGCTGAGCCGGCTGGGCGTGCCGCGGGCGCTGGTCTATCACAACATCACCCCGGCGGGGTTCTTCTCCCCGGGCAGCGACCTGCACCACTACGCGACCCTGGGGCGCGAGCAGCTGGTGCAGTGGCGGGACGAGTTTCGGGCAGTGCTGGCAGTCTCTGAATACAACGCCGAGGACCTGGTGGCCCTGGGCTATGCGCGCGAGGCGATCACCACCCTCCCGCTGCTGGTGGATCTCGAGCGTCTCGCCGAGGCGCCCGAGAAGCTGCCCGAGCCGGCCGCACGGCTGCATCCGGCCCTGGCCGAGCGCCCCTACCTGCTGTTCGTGGGGCGCCTGGTGGAGAACAAGCGCCAGCACTTGCTGCTGGAAGCCCTGTGGCACCTGCAGCGCATGCAGGCGCGCCATGGTGGCGGACCCCCGGCCATGCTGGTACTCGCCGGTGGTGGGGAGCGTTCCGACTACGGGCATTTCCTGCGCCAGCGCCTGCATCAGCTGCAGCTCGACGACAGCGTGGTGATGCCCGGCAAGGTGGATGATGCCCTGCTGCAGGGGCTCTATCGGCGCAGCGCCGCCTTCGTCTGCGCCAGCGCCCACGAGGGCTTCGGCATGCCGCTGGTCGAGGCCATGCTGGCCGACTGCCCGGTGGTGGCCATGGGGCTGACCAATATTCCGCATACCCTGGGGGAGGGCGGCCTGGTGCTGGACAGCGAAGACCCGGCAGTGATGGCCGCCAGCCTCTCGCTGCTCCTCGAGGACGAGGCATTACGCAACGAGGTTATTGCCGGCCAGCGGCGCTCCCTCGAACGCTATCGCCCCGAGGTCCTGGCCGACAGCCTGCGCGACTGGCTCGAGACCTTCTAG
- a CDS encoding ABC transporter permease: MNLSLLYHLTRQDLVDRYAGSILGAAWTFIMPLVNILIFTLIFSRIMGMRLGELGVELGQYSYSVYLVIGVLAWNLFANTLTRVTHVFHDKAAIIGKVNVSLFALPLYLLFSEMTVYLIANGFFLVFLFAIDFDFTWHWLWWPVILLVQQTLAYAIGLIFATLSVFIRDIKQFVGVLTQLWFWLTPIVYVITILPENWKPLFLLNPFFHIVNALRDALMLQTVPALLPLALLLVFALLLLAFGLWLGQRLERDIRDFI, encoded by the coding sequence ATGAACCTTTCGCTGCTCTATCATCTGACCCGACAGGACCTGGTCGACCGCTACGCCGGCTCCATCCTCGGTGCGGCCTGGACCTTCATCATGCCGCTGGTCAATATCCTGATCTTCACCTTGATTTTCTCGCGCATCATGGGCATGCGGCTGGGCGAGCTGGGCGTTGAACTGGGGCAGTACAGCTACAGCGTCTACCTGGTAATCGGCGTGCTGGCCTGGAACCTCTTTGCCAATACCCTGACGCGGGTCACCCATGTTTTTCACGATAAGGCCGCCATCATCGGCAAGGTCAACGTCTCACTGTTTGCCCTGCCGCTCTATCTCTTGTTCAGCGAGATGACCGTCTACCTGATCGCCAATGGCTTCTTTCTGGTCTTCCTGTTCGCCATCGATTTCGATTTCACCTGGCATTGGCTTTGGTGGCCGGTCATCCTGCTGGTGCAGCAGACCCTGGCCTATGCCATTGGTCTCATCTTCGCCACGCTCAGTGTCTTCATTCGTGACATCAAGCAGTTCGTGGGCGTGCTGACCCAGCTGTGGTTCTGGTTGACCCCCATCGTCTATGTCATCACCATCCTGCCGGAGAATTGGAAGCCGCTGTTCCTGCTCAACCCCTTCTTTCACATCGTCAACGCCTTGCGCGATGCGCTGATGCTACAGACCGTCCCCGCGCTGCTGCCGCTGGCGCTGCTGCTGGTCTTCGCGCTGCTGCTGCTCGCTTTCGGCCTGTGGCTGGGGCAGCGTCTCGAGCGTGATATCCGCGACTTCATCTAG
- a CDS encoding GDP-mannose 4,6-dehydratase, with protein MTEGEAVPPAASLLVTGAGGFVGRHLLAALRRRWPQVVLHATTHGEHLNVYQGVTWHRLDIRRAGRVNALMALLQPSAIIHLAAQSHVPTSFRDPALTWRVNLQGTLNLLEAVKHESPQSLVVNVGSSDMYGGAFRDGLPATEQTAFQPLNPYAASKAAADLAAGQYAASEGLRIIRARPFNHTGPGQRDDFVLAAFATQVARIEAGLQPPMVETGNLDAERDFLDVEDVVAAYLALLELPEAEQRGQAYNIASGQAVPVGELLNGLLARARCPIDHRLDPARQRPADIQAVRADTTALRQATDWRPAISHGAMLDRLLDDCRRRVAAADQ; from the coding sequence ATGACGGAGGGTGAGGCCGTGCCACCAGCGGCATCACTGCTGGTCACTGGAGCTGGTGGCTTCGTGGGACGTCACCTGTTGGCAGCGTTGCGGCGTCGTTGGCCGCAGGTGGTATTGCATGCCACTACCCATGGCGAGCACCTCAATGTGTATCAGGGCGTAACCTGGCATCGGCTGGATATCCGCCGCGCGGGTCGCGTGAACGCACTGATGGCGCTTCTGCAGCCCAGTGCCATCATCCACTTGGCAGCTCAATCCCATGTGCCTACCAGCTTCCGTGACCCGGCGCTGACCTGGCGGGTAAACCTGCAGGGTACCCTCAACTTGCTGGAGGCCGTCAAGCATGAGAGCCCGCAAAGCCTGGTCGTCAACGTGGGCTCCTCGGACATGTACGGTGGCGCCTTTCGCGACGGTCTGCCGGCCACTGAGCAGACCGCCTTCCAGCCGCTGAACCCCTATGCTGCCAGCAAGGCGGCGGCTGATCTGGCGGCTGGCCAGTATGCTGCCAGCGAAGGGCTGCGGATCATCCGCGCCCGGCCCTTCAACCACACCGGTCCCGGACAGCGCGACGATTTCGTGCTGGCCGCCTTCGCCACCCAGGTCGCCCGTATCGAGGCCGGTCTGCAGCCCCCCATGGTCGAGACCGGCAACCTGGACGCGGAGCGTGACTTCCTCGATGTGGAGGACGTAGTCGCTGCCTATCTGGCGCTGCTGGAGCTGCCCGAGGCCGAGCAGCGTGGCCAGGCCTATAACATTGCCTCCGGGCAGGCGGTGCCAGTGGGCGAACTGCTCAACGGCCTGCTGGCCCGCGCCCGTTGCCCCATCGACCATCGCTTGGATCCAGCCCGACAGCGCCCCGCCGATATCCAGGCCGTGCGCGCCGACACCACGGCGCTGCGTCAGGCGACCGACTGGCGACCGGCCATCTCCCACGGCGCCATGCTCGACCGGCTGCTGGATGACTGCCGTCGGCGCGTGGCCGCTGCTGACCAGTGA